The bacterium genome has a segment encoding these proteins:
- the murD gene encoding UDP-N-acetylmuramoyl-L-alanine--D-glutamate ligase produces MTRLTAARGQSWAVVGLGKAGAAMAEGLRDGGALVLAWDDKADARAAAAGKGIEICEPAAMPWPVLTGLVMSPGIPIFGAKAHVAAKLAREHGKPVIGDAEMLYLQRPDAAFIGITGTNGKSTTTELVGQMLAAAPQPLGAVAVGGNLGVPAVALDAQAGAYVLELSSYQLDLVDKFHCRGAIFLNMSVDHQERHGSMEGYREAKERIFRHMKTGDVAVIGCDDPWTLVSWQKQFHDATHLGHTVVALGEASTVPREGWYAAYHDGVIELHLPQGDATLSLKDAPSLQGPHNAQNAAASAALCMALGVPVEVLQRVIDAFVGLPHRMEKVGEQNGIIYVNDSKATNADAAHQALKSYTNIYWIAGGLAKEGDVLDLELIRGRVTRAYLIGAAEEAFVHLLEGVVPVVRCGTLANAFVRASSDAAQHAVNKPVVLLSPACASMDQWKNFEERGHAFRDLVKKVMSHAAA; encoded by the coding sequence ATGACCAGGCTTACAGCAGCACGCGGGCAAAGCTGGGCGGTGGTGGGGCTGGGCAAGGCCGGCGCCGCGATGGCCGAAGGGTTGCGTGACGGCGGTGCGCTGGTGCTTGCCTGGGATGACAAGGCGGATGCACGAGCGGCGGCGGCAGGCAAGGGAATCGAGATTTGCGAACCCGCCGCCATGCCCTGGCCGGTGCTGACCGGGCTGGTGATGAGTCCGGGCATTCCCATTTTCGGCGCGAAAGCGCATGTGGCGGCCAAGCTGGCGCGCGAGCACGGCAAGCCGGTGATCGGCGATGCGGAGATGCTCTATCTGCAGCGGCCGGATGCCGCCTTTATCGGCATTACCGGAACCAACGGCAAATCCACCACCACGGAACTGGTGGGGCAGATGCTGGCGGCAGCGCCGCAGCCGCTGGGCGCGGTGGCCGTGGGCGGCAATCTGGGCGTGCCCGCCGTGGCGCTGGATGCGCAGGCGGGTGCCTATGTGCTGGAGCTTTCCAGCTATCAGCTGGACCTGGTTGATAAGTTCCACTGCCGTGGCGCGATTTTTTTGAACATGTCGGTCGACCATCAGGAGCGGCATGGCAGCATGGAAGGGTACCGCGAAGCGAAGGAACGGATTTTCCGCCATATGAAAACGGGCGATGTAGCGGTTATCGGCTGCGATGACCCGTGGACGCTGGTGAGCTGGCAAAAGCAGTTTCACGATGCCACCCATCTGGGCCATACGGTGGTGGCGCTGGGTGAGGCATCCACCGTGCCGCGCGAGGGGTGGTACGCTGCCTATCATGACGGGGTTATCGAGCTGCATCTGCCGCAGGGGGATGCGACGCTTTCCCTGAAGGATGCGCCCTCCCTGCAGGGGCCGCACAATGCGCAGAATGCGGCGGCTTCGGCGGCGCTTTGCATGGCGCTTGGCGTGCCGGTGGAGGTATTGCAGCGGGTCATCGATGCATTTGTCGGGCTGCCGCACCGGATGGAAAAGGTCGGCGAGCAGAATGGCATAATCTATGTGAATGACAGCAAGGCCACCAATGCCGATGCGGCGCATCAGGCTTTGAAATCCTACACGAATATTTACTGGATCGCCGGCGGGCTTGCCAAGGAAGGCGATGTGCTTGACCTGGAGCTGATACGCGGCCGGGTGACGCGCGCCTATCTCATCGGCGCGGCGGAGGAGGCCTTCGTCCATTTGCTGGAAGGGGTGGTGCCGGTGGTGCGTTGTGGTACATTGGCCAATGCTTTCGTCAGGGCATCCAGCGATGCCGCGCAGCATGCGGTGAACAAGCCGGTGGTGTTGCTTTCGCCCGCCTGCGCATCCATGGATCAGTGGAAGAATTTTGAGGAGCGCGGCCATGCGTTCCGCGATCTTGTCAAAAAGGTGATGAGTCATGCTGCCGCTTAA